A window of Scophthalmus maximus strain ysfricsl-2021 chromosome 4, ASM2237912v1, whole genome shotgun sequence genomic DNA:
GCGTCAAATATGCTCATTTACCAGTTTTCATCCTGGTGTCTTCACAATAATTCGGGGATTTTCAGATATCTGTATCTGCCCAACAGAGAGGTTTTACTGAAGCAATGGTCAATCAGAGTGTGATAATCCTGAACATACCTCCTAATCTCACCACACTCGAGCAAAACTCCACATACTTGACACCAGGCTCAAATGTCCTCTCCTCATTCAGTACTGCTGAGATGACACCAAGTCCCTCTAAAAGCTCAGAAATCATCTGATCAAATAAAAACTGGGATGCTGCTCCTCTCCACTGTGTAGTTATGTGGCCTCTATAATCCAGACGCTGAGTGTATAAATCGGTAATTGCACGAAGCACAGATGTGTTACCAGATGGGATTGAAATGACCTCAGGGCCTCAGAGTAAACAAAAACTGCGGAGAGTAAATTTAGCCAAAATTAGAACTGGATAACCAAAAAGAAATTAATATCTCTGACACATTTGATCCAGATGGGATAAAAGGCCAAAGATCAATTGGCAGACCTCCCCTCGCAACACTTTATGCacacatgaaaattaaaattaagtGAACATCTGCTTGAGCAGTGACGGCAACACCTTAATGTACAAGTCTAATAGTTTTCAGTAACTTTTCCTTGAAAGGAAATGATGTATGATCTTAGACTCTGAAGAAGATTCCCGGACAGGAcaatgtcattttgtgttttttttttaaataaaaatgatgttaaTTGttgtaaaacataatttaaaacaattatCTCTGtactgtttcatttcatgtattGTCAAACGTCTCCAGGTTGTGCTTCTGACACACACTTTGGTCCATCGTTGGTCCTTGTTTTTGGTTGTTCCCTGTTCCATGCCTTCACGAGgctttggggttttcttttgtgGAAGTGTGTCCAAGGGAGTGAAAGGAGCAGGAGGTCTGCAGAATGCTGCTGTGCCCGTTTGTCCACATCTGATGGAGAGTAGCACACTTCAACTCAGCCATGCataaggaagggggggggggagtgatgCATACTAAATGTACATCTAAACCTCTCGAGCCATATTGATTAGACCACAACTAACTCTGTGGTATGAAAAGATAAGAAACTTCATGCTGGTACACAACGGCCCTTTAGACCGGTGAGACTTTTtctcacttgtttctttttaatagtCTAAATATGTCTTGACAGCGTGATGTAACATGACATCTAATTAAATAGTTATGACTGTAAGGAATATGTAGCATTATGTGTCATGTCAGTGGGCACAAGCTGGAGGCCTTTCAGCACTGCCCCATCTACATTTCCCTTCCATTAATAACTCTCCAtctggatctctctctctctgtgtctcctgtcTGACAGCAACACCAACGCCAAAAAGTGGGAAACGGAGCTGCAGACTTTAAGAGAAAATAATGCCAGGCTGGTGGACACACTCCAGGAGTCTTCGGCTAATGTGGAGAGCTTAAAAAAGCAACTTGGTGTCTGCAAGGAAGAGAGCGAGACGCTCAGGGAGAAGGTAACAAAGCCATGCACTCCCTCGGGGAAATTAAACGATGCACACAAACGCCATCGATCCAGCGAGCGGAGAGAAGGCGACGGGTTAGAATCAACGTCACCTCCGTTTATAAAAGGAACAAAACTTCACCGCATAGTGGCACAAAagcaatagattttttttcgtGCCTAGTTGGATTAATCACAAATAATCTGTGCAGTGGGATGAGTGAATCCATCACCAACAACTCCAGTACAGTTTATCCACTGTACATTTTATAAGCTTCTGTGTTCCTCAGCTCCGAGTCCACTATGAGTAAAATCCTTTTTCCATAAGTTCCACAATCAATGTGGGCTGTTGCTGCAGCTTGACTGGTGTTGCATCGGTATGATTTTAAAACGTtcaaagttattttatttttttaaatgtcagttttcacatttgacaCCACATCCAGATCTCACAAATGCACCTGACCATATGTACGATAGAAAGATAAAATGGGAAAATGACCTGAAAGAGACACAGCAAAGTCCCTTTTTTCCTCATGTGCTCAGATTGCCGAACTAGAAGCCCAGTGCACTGAAGCCGATCAGGAGAAGCAGAAAAACGCCCAACTGACTGTACGagtgcaggagctggaggctgagcTACAGGACAAGGAGCAGGTGAGACTTCGGGATCACAGTGGTCTTGAAACAACAGTAAATCgaagccttttttaaaaacaaaaaaaccccccaaaacaatgAAAGTGGGATGTTACCTTCAAACCTTATGATTCACTCAGTCCCCTTCATCTGGGAAATGTCTTTCTTCCGCGGGCGGCTGTGGCCCGCGAGGTCGAGACGGCCGTCCACCAGCTAGATGGTCGGCGGTGAAAAACTAACGCTTACCCCATGTGGGCATtctgtgtccttgggcaagacgccTTAATAATAAATTACCTCCGACGGCCGTGTCGGCAAAAGAGTGTGTTAAATGGCAGCGCTGTGTGAAGGGGTGAATGTcaattgtactgtaaagtgcttcgAGTGGTCGACAAGACTAGGAAGGCGGTCCACATAAATACAGGCTATTTACCATTCAACCATTTCACCCCGTGACGTCTCCGACTCTCTCCTCCTGATCACCACATTTCAGTGTCTCCGCACTTCTTTCCTCTCGCTCTCACTGAGTTACCACTCCTCTCCCTCAGGAGGTGATTATACCTCACTGGGAAATGATAGGTTTTGTTGAGGGATCTTGGGCTTCGTATAGATCGGTCTTGTTATTTTTGTCTACACCCGGACCCTTATACTCATAGACtgttatttctttcttcccctcttttccgactcttctttttcttgctgtGCTTCTTACTTCCCTCCGCCATTTGCTTGATATTTGTCCAGTTTTGGTAACAGTCGACCTCCGCTCGGAAAATGGTCCAATTGTAAAACTGCAACTTCAATCcattgactttgacttttgtcAGAGCAGCAGGGAATTTAGGCATTAATACTATTAGGGGCTTATTATCGCCTTATGTCCACCACATCAGCCATCCATAATCCAAACTAGCCGACCCTCAGCTCATTGGAGGCCACATGGTGCTGGTCATGTCTAATGAGGATGAGCCCTGCGGGGCCGCGGTCTTTTGACATTTGCTTGCCGCTGGTTAAATGCAGCTTCTGTCTGCGGACAAAGCAGCAGGACTGATGAGTCCCGCCGCCCTTTGCTCCTGTGTCTCTGTATCACTGTCACAAAAGAGAGACACAATCAGCCACATgtgaagcagaggaagagatgagtcGAACACGgtcaccaaaaaaaagtgtttgtctgGCCAAATTCCTTTTCGATGTTTTCTCGACTTTTTCGATGAAAAGTGGCACAGGCCGACTGCAGGTTACAAAACCGGAACGATGCAGTAAATCAAGCTTTTTACTCTCTATAATATGTATCGTTGgaacaaataaatgaacaccTATAGGAGGTTATGTCCtcacttgtttctgtttgtgtgtgagcaggatTACGTTTAAAGTGCTGAACTGATTTGTACCAAACctggtggagggatgggacgGAGGCCAGGGAGGAACCCATTCAATGTGTGGGTCCAGTTCTAggattatttttgtctttcaattAGACTTGTCAATTAATTTTAGTGTTCGAGGCTATTAGATTTTTGAAAGTCTGCTACAGTTTCACAAAGCCCAAGGTGACCTCTTCATCAGGGCTTTGTCTAATGACCATTTTAAATATCAGTTCAACTGCTGAATACCTTtttgatataatataaataaccAGAATtaagttggggaaaaaaaaatctattttgtcCGACTATCTGTACAATAACTACACATTGCTTCTATGTGAGAACCTGGAACCACCAAATGTGTGGCAGCTTTTCTTGATCGACGGATCATCAAAGCTCTAATCTTCATGTGGGTTATTTAGTCTGATCAACAGAAAACTCAAAGATTTAAATGTCCCAAGCAACGGAGACGAGCAGTACATCCGTACACATCGCAAGAGAGGAGCAACAATTTTACAgttgataaatgaataaaagtgacGAATCGAGCCTCGTATATGTTGTCTGTTAATTTAATGTTGGTTGTCCAATCCGTTAATGATGTGATCACTAACACAGTTGTAAAATAGTGATCGGAATGTTTCGTTATCATTCGTTCAGACTCCCCGAGGTAAACCGCGTGTCTGGGATAGTCTCATTTACCACCTGGCACATTTTTAATAGAACATTTAAATCTGTCTTTCTTTGGAGAGCAGCAGGACAGCAGACGTTCAAAGAGCTGAAGCTGATTCTAAAAGACTAAAAGTATAAACCTCGCGTCCTTTGGGGCCTGCGTGTGTTTCCTCAGGTCGGCGACCGGAGGGGCCTGCAGAAGGAAGGGAAGTCTCTTTGTTTGCAGAGCACTGATACGGCAGGCGGCCCACAGAGGCTCGTGACTCACCCCCTTTCCAGAAACGCACAATTCCTccaattaaaaatgtgcaaatgaattATTAAGCATTTGACCGCCGCTCGCTGGCCGGCCGTGACCCGACACAACAGAGCGGCTGCGGGTGACACGGACTCGGCCAATTATATTATGTGAAGGCGCTTTAAGTGACGACAGATGTGATGAAACTGTACACGGTGTGTGTTTGGCCCAAAGCGGCAGAGGGATGAGATTCTCAGGGTGATAATTTTTAaccgaggagagagaaaagcatttAAGCACAAGGCAGAGAAACAGAGTGGAGGCTTTAAGCATTCAGAATTCAGTCCAGTCGGAGTTGTTTTTCCTAAATTTTTCTCATTTGCCCGTACCTGCTTTTTATTGTTGCTATCTTAGTTTATAGTATAATTAtcgttcataaaaaaaacttttttggtACCTCCCGAAATATGCCGGTATCGACAAGTATGGAAAATTGTCTATTGTCTGACTACTGAAAGCTGGCATGAGGTGTTTGATTCATACTCTTCTGGACTAACCCATTGATAACAGTTTCCGACTTCGATAATCTTTAtaaatgttgtatttcattcaagcatttcagtttttattacAATCTTCCCATCTAATTCTGAGTAACCGAAGGCCTTTTCAATGAAGTGTGCAATTAAGTTTGACTTGACGAAGAACATTTTTAGAAGGAACAGTCGGAATGGGGTTTTGTCGTAAATAGTTTCTGGACTTATTCTTTCCCCAGGAGGTGGAGAACCTGAGGAAGCAGGCGGAGATAATCCCTCAGCTCATGGGCGAGTGCGAGAGCATCACCGGGAAACTGCAGGTACGTTCAAAAGCACCAAGCAATCCCACGACTCTCGCGGGCAGGACTCCCAGCAGACAACTAAAGTGTAGCACAGAGCTGCGTAGACCTTGAGCTCCCAGCACACAGGAGGACACGACGGCTGTCgcgacacgcacgcacgcacgcacgcacgcacgcacgcacgcacgcacgcacgcgctcCGAGGCATAGGAACCACTTTCACATGAAGTTAGAGGGGGTCCTGTTCATCGCTCTGCCCGAGGGCCGGTGACACAACATTCCTATCACGTGTCTCACTATCGCACGTAGTGGTTTCTGTATCTATTAATAAAGGTCCCTCACCCAGTACAATGCTGAGTGGATTATTGCCCCtttgaaaaaggttttcatttcctcatctgTGACGCAGAGATGCGACATCTCTTGTCATGGCTTGTTAGATTtgctgactgaaaaaaaacagctgaagttGCTCTGCCCTGGGCTGCAGCCTTCGCTCAGTTCAGTCTGTGACATCACGATGGGCGGGAGAATCTGTTGTTGGCAAAAAGAGTCACGCCCATCACCTCCCATCCTCCTGGTAACAAAGAGCACCAGCCCTCCGAGGCCGATTTCTCCTTGTCTAACACCAGACGTTCAGTTAAAGGGCTCGGCGAATGACTGTTCGCCCCATTAGTGCCAAGTCTGACACGAAGTGCGTCGACCGTAACGCTCCATCTCGCCCCGTTCTGACGGACTCAGAGCAGGATTCCATCGTACAAGCTGTCGTGCATGTGCTGCCTTTCAAgctggacggggggggggggggggggtaataaaACCAACAGCGGCGTGCCTCACAAAGCTCGACTGTCTGGTTTTGTTTCGACAGTGACAACAGAACCGACTGAAGCGGGAGTTCATGTAACCGACTGTCAAAACTGAGGAGAAGCACAGAGAACGGGATTTTCAAATACCTTTTGTCTGAGGCCCAAAACCAAACCTGAGCCCCTGGCTATCTACAGTTAAAAGGACGTACCTGCTGCCATatcagtgtttttactttttttaaaacgttCGTCTCCCACATGTCTGTTGGTCACGGCTCCCCTCTATTTAAAGACGACGCCCCGTGTCGAGATCAGGTGTCAGACGTCAGCTGGAGGATACGGTGACGCAGGCCCAACACCTATTTAGCACTCCTATTTAAAACCACTCCCCTCAATGGTATCTTTGGCATTAATGTGTCACTCGTGTCGCCTGCATGTCTGAAAGACTTTCTCTAGCCTCCCGTCTTACTCAatgaatatttctatttttttaactgtagcTGCTTGTGTCGAGGTGAAATCCTTTGTAAGAAACTCCTTCTTTGTGTTGGGATCTCTGCTAAGATCAAGACAACAGATCAAACCTTTTCTTCTAAATCAAATGCTCTGACATCCCTCTTGAAGTGTTGACAGTGTATTTCTCTGTatccaccattttttttccttactgCCATGTAACTTTTCCCCCCCCTGTTGTCCGTCCGCAGGCTGCGGACACAAAGAACAAGGAGCTGGAGGGGAGAATAGAGGGTCTGCAGGTCGACGTCGACGACAGCCTACAGAAGCAGGGCAACATGAAGGGCGAGCTGAAGAGGTTCATGGATATTCTGGACGGAAAGATAGACGAGCTGCACGAGGTCAGGCAGGGCCTTTCCAGGCTTGGTGTTGATAATTGAGAAAAGTGGCACTGGGCTGAAAGGGTCAGAGGTGGGGTACGAAAAGATTCACTACAATATGTCTTCAGGGCCGAAACTATGTGGcaccttctcccccccccccccccccccccccccccccccccaaccccctaaGGGGGGTGTCCACTCAGAAACTATCAGCTTCGACTTCTAATAAACACGACCATGTGAGAGAGACGCCGGCAGACTAACAGGAGGGAGGCCGGCGTGATCCACCAAACGGCTCCATCTTGTGTGCTGGCACTGGGGAAACTAATACAGGAGTCACACTCATCCGTTTCTGTGGGGGGGCCGCTGCTTTAACAAGCTGGTGGAGGGTTCTTAGATTCTTTTCGTCTGAAGGCTGCAGCGTTGGTTTCTACAGTCTGAGCTTGGCGTAGAGGAGGGGGCTGAAAAGGGCTAAAACGAACAACGTTACAAAGACGATGCTCTTCAGCATCGCTCGAGTAATAATTTGGAGTTATTccttgtgcccccccccctcagagaATTAGAGATGAAATCTTTCTACAGACTGTCCTCGCTGTTGCGTCTCGTCTAATCTCAGGTGCGTTGGAAGACAATTTGTACTCATTAGAtcatatgcacatatatatatatatatatatatatacggccGTGACACAAAGTGCCTCCAGGTGAGTCTAAATCCACCTGGCGAGGAGAACTGGCAACGTGATGACCATCACCATAATAATAAcctgatgatttctttttttttttaaattatttgtgaGAAACCcctgattaaaaaaaccaaaacacccTCACTGATAAAATGGCGAGCCCCATCCGGAGGGTGTTCACGTTGCCGAGGGACGTCAACGCGATGAGGGACGTCAACGCCCCACCTTGCCATCAGCGTAGTGAAGCGTAGTGTTTGAAGAACTTCACGTGTGCAATAGCGTAGTTGTCCATTTGTAGAACCAAGATGTATGTCTCTGAGGTTGTCGATGTGCTTCCTACACACAGTTTTTGTTATGGTGGTGGTtattttggggtggggggggtggggactCGGTGCTGCTCGACGGGGTGAACAATGTGACGGTGTGGGCCTTGTTTCTTTTCCGCTGGAACACTGTCGGcttcttgggttttttttgtttttacatatttatttatttttggtgccTCTCTGCAGCGAGTCTTTCTAAGGACATGACGAGTAAATGAACGTCTCCACAGATGCACACGGTTGTATAAAATATACCAAACTGTCGGGATCCAGAGGTTTTATAGCGCAGGATCGTGTCACGGCGGCTTTCGGGAGACGCCCTTCTTGAAACACGGTGCGTTTGAAATCAAAAGGCGCGAAGTTGTTGTGGCATATTTACTGGGTGATACTATGATGTTATGAGTCCATATTTTTCACCACTGTTTTGATCTTGAGATATCTACGAAGGGACTTTTTTGcttattctctctctgtttagCCCTAATGTTCCTGACTCACCAGAACAACACAATGTATGATCCTTCCTTTTGAACCAATGCCGCTTGTGCACTTTTTGTGACTCCTGTTCAATATATTGTACAATAGAACTGACAATTGTTAAAATCTAGTTTAATTACAATgctgagtcagtgtgtgtgttattcatttctctttctttcttttataatAAGCCGTAGTAACGGCGGGTCACAGTTTGGCATGAGCTCCACCGAGAGGAGATGGGTGGTTTCCCTAATCCCCACTCGGTCACAAACCACTATTGTGTGTTCCTCTGTGTAGAAAACTACGATTCTGTTAAAGCTGACAAATGCGCTGCCTGACAATGTGAAAGTCTCGCGGCGTTATTTCCTGGATGAGAAGCCGAAGAGAAGGAGGTGGAATGAACCTCCAGCGCCAGAGCTGCATCCCGTCGAGTACAGAAGCTCCACCACCGCATGTCTTTTTCTCTGATGTCGATTTACATAGCACTAAATATAGCAGGAAtccaaacagagacacacacaaccagagcAAACGAGGTGGGATTTAATCAGTCTGTGACACGTATCGGCTTTTTTCTTTCGGAGATTAGAATAAATAAAGCAATATGAGCTTGTTTGAAGGATGGAAAAACTCTTAAAAAAACTCCCGACGTCCTCAGCATCCAAGACATAAATGCAGAACTGTGGATCAGAGGACATGTTGCCTTGGCAACTTAATCCCACTCActcctttgttgttgtaaataagTGATGGAGTGTGTGTTAGCGATGGAATATGAGAAGTATGGATCCAGTGTCACCTGACGTCAGTTTATCTGTTAATCCGACAGGTTCGTCTCCCGATGCTTTATGAGCTGAAATTAGTTTATTAAAAATTTATTTTAGGTCTGTCGCTAATTATTTTACTGCTAAATCTGTTGGTTAGTTTTTAGATTCATTTCCTAATTATTTTTTAgtctataaaataaaaaagtccatCGTGAGAAAAGGTCTGCAATATTTCAGTGTCAGCATGTTCAAATCTAAACATTTTTGAGGGGTTCCAACTTACTAGCtgaaacaaaaagatgaaactattttgatcattttgagTAACTTCTGATTCTGGTTTCTGTGACTGTGGACTGATTTATCTTTGGGTTTTTCCAGtgtaaaaataattgaaaactTTGAGGGGATTGTTTGTTACTCTGAGGATCGAGTCTCGCCATGTCACTAGCAAGGCTCTTTTATCAGTCCACCATTTCGGGTTTAAAACATCTGAACTACTGGATGGATTACCATGAAATTGCGTTCACACACTCATGGTCGCCTGAGGATGAATTCTACTCACTATGAAGCTCCATCGGCaggccaacattttttttaaaatttgacttTACTCTTGCAGGTATAAACCAAATTAGCATTCCCTGTAGCCTCATTTACTTTAGTGCTAAATAGCAAATGTGAGCATGCCAACATTACTGAACTAGGACAGTTGACATGTAAAACATTCCACGTGCTAAATGGCAGCATGTTTACATCATCACTGGATGTTAGTGTGATGACTCTAGCACTCTGCTCAATGTGCTGCTTCTCCTGAGTGAAGTGGACAGTTAGTGTGTCTAGTTTGGACAAATGAAAACTTATACGCTaaattttgattaaaataatccatatttcttttctcatgAATTATCAATCACACTCAGATCGCAGTGTTGCTGAAAAAGcagcatctctctgtctttgtcccccCTCTCCTGTTCATCTGTGTCTCTAATTCTTTCACCAACGCTCATTGTGTGACTGGTGATGAGTGGGCGAGTTGCTGAAACATCATTACAAGACTgctctgtacatgtgtctgagcagggggggggggggggagagagagagagagagagagagagagagagagagagagagagagagagagagagagagagagagagagagagagagagagagagagagagagagagagagagagagagagagagagagagagagagagagagagagagagagagagagatggtacTGCAGGCCACTACCACTGAGGCTCCCAGTTACCATAGTAACAGGCTGCGGAATTTCATGTTGACGCTCAATGGGCGGGTTCGTCTACAGTCTGTGTTTTCCCCACGGTGCACTAACCCTCTTCCATCGCAGTCCCCTGGATGTTACCGATCAATTATGCCGCAGACAAAAAGCGGAGAGACGGTGACAGTGCAGCCTCCGGCCGCAAGACGGTGTTCCAAGAGCCGCCACGGCTTCCTCTGCGAGCGGCCGTTCTCTCAAAGTACAAGGAGATAAATGAACCTGGGGGGGTGTCTGAGCTGTCACTGCAGGAGAAATGTGTGAGAGCAACAGCTGCAAGGATGGATTTCACACTATGACTCACCCGTCGTGTGGGCTACAAAATCGCCAAAGCCCACACTCACCGGGCGCAGGTTGATGAGACACCTCTCGAGATGATGTGACTCATTTAAAGATGAGAGGTGTGAATCGCGGTACAGGTAAACGCGTGGGGATCAAATTGCAGCAAGAGCAacaaaatgcaggaaaaaaagatctcaaaaccaaaaagaaatctgcagcGAGTTTATGATCTTACGCgtctttatttattatcaaaACTCAGCAGTACAAGTGTGTTTCAGTCCACAGCTCGTCTGTAACACACGAGTCAGTTTCTGGCTTTGCAGAATCAGACAACTTCAAAACTAAGTGCAACATTTTGTCATATCTTCTGCCATACAGTAGagtatcttttttttgcattgcaacCTTGCAAGGTGAGTCACAGGTTCAAAGGTCATGAGTATTAAGGTCGGCATGATCAATATCATCAATAATCAGTTGACGGCTGTTTTAAGTGCAGTTCCATGATATAGATTAGAAGGACATACTTGGTTATATTGTCACTTGATTTGTTATGGCATCAGAGAGGAAGAATTAGAAATTAGAGATTGTGGAATAAATAGCGGTGAAATCAACccagaacacattcacacaaaaaaaaaaacaggccaggGACAATAACACAGACTTGAGACATGCAGGCTGTAAATAATTAACACTGCTGCACCTCACAACATCACTCTGACTGTGTGGTAATAAATTGCAAACACTACAAAAGTCAGCCCTTGTTGGGgtttttgtgtttaaatttaaaacaattgttCAGATTTAATTACATTCACGATACTGACAGTAGACAAATTAGTATTTGTGATAGTAGAGTAGAGTGGTGTGGTTATTTCTGTGTGACAGCCTCTCAaaaggcacacagacacacacacacacactgttgggAGAAATACAATCATTTACACACTGTACTGCAGCACTATCCCTATCGCCCTTTTCTCTCCATGAAACACAACACCACTGTTGCTCCGCTTGGGCTTTCTGCGAACCGACGGCTTTATAGGAGATGGAATCCTGATTGCTGACTAGTTCAGGCAGTTCTCGTTGTATGTTTCAACATCTCAGGgcaattttaaaaagattaaaaccTTGTGAAAGTTTCAACAAGCTACAATGTTTAGGTCAGCAGAGGCCGTAACCCTGTCCTTGACAGAGGAagcttttgttaaaaaaatttgGCAGCAACACAAGCTGGATAAAACGGAGCAGGGACAAATGTAAGAGAACAGCGTcatcggggtgtgtgtgtgtgtgtgtgtgtgtgtgtgtgtgtgtgtgtgtgtgtgcgtgtgcgtgctctCAGCTGTCCCAGTCTGTACTCTGTGTctcttcgtctcctctgtcgtccgAGTCCGAGTCGGCCGCCAcgttcttcatcctcatcatggCAGCTTTGATGCTGCGCTCCAGCTCATTGTCTCCGCTGCTGGAAAACTCTACGCGTGCAGGAATCACCTAAAACGGGACGAGAGTCGTATTTAATATCACTTTTCCCTCCGGTCCCAAAACAGACGATGAACGTTGAACGCCACTCGCTCACAGACTTGCTCTGGGCTTGCGGCATTGTTCTCTGTTCTCGTAGAACCTCTCACCTTCCTCAGGGCGACGCCCCCTCGGATGGCCGACATCAGGCTGCTCCTCGGGTCGGCGGCGGGGGGCGTCGTCCTGCGAGCGGGAACCTTTCGAAGCCGAGTCTGTCCGCGCTGAAGCGAGGCCAACACTTCGTCCATTGTTCCTACAGTAACACAACAATGAAGGGGAacgcacacttttttttaactacgATGGAAGAAGCTGCTTTGGAAGTTTAAGGACGCATTGTTGGTAAAGCTTCACTTTTCATGTCACTGCTGATGCAGCTTATAAATATTTTCACTGCACAGAGCTCAAGCCGAGGAaccactatttattttttattttttaaaacaagcttCCTCCATTTCACAAAAGCTCGGATAAAATGGAGTCCTGTCGGATGTGACTGTCTCTCTGGAGCGGAGTGTGTGCAGCGGCAGGACCGCAACTGAGGTAAAATGCTTCCTCTGGCCTCATGGGGGAAGTTGGGATTTTAGGACAGAACAGTAAgtacagacacgcacacacactctcttccccctctttctatAAACACACTTATCTCTGGAATCAACAAAGAACACCTTCCCTGTAGTCTGACATATTCTACTCCATCTGTATTGTAttggtcaaaatgtttttccccctttgtatTCCATTTATTATGAAAATCGTTATGTTCGTGTTTCACACTCACCTATATTCTGTTTGAGCATGTTCTTGGCTGGGAAGGGAGGCTCCTCTTTTTCACTGAGAGCCATTGGTGCGTCCTCAGAGGAAACTTGGGCAGGTGGACGAGGGAGAGCAAGGGGTGGTGGTAGTA
This region includes:
- the homer2 gene encoding homer protein homolog 2 isoform X2, with amino-acid sequence MEQPIYTTRAHVFQIDPTTKKNWVPASKQAVTVSYFYDSTRNSYRIISVDGSKVIINSTITPNMTFTKTSQKFGQWADSRANTVFGLGFSSEQQLSKFAEKFQEVKEAAKLARDKSQEKVETLSNDSEESGRETPSTNQASSINGTDDEKFFHVGPEATVLQSESEHLKSAVEQSNTNAKKWETELQTLRENNARLVDTLQESSANVESLKKQLGVCKEESETLREKIAELEAQCTEADQEKQKNAQLTVRVQELEAELQDKEQEVENLRKQAEIIPQLMGECESITGKLQAADTKNKELEGRIEGLQVDVDDSLQKQGNMKGELKRFMDILDGKIDELHEVRQGLSRLGVDN
- the homer2 gene encoding homer protein homolog 2 isoform X1 yields the protein MGEQPIYTTRAHVFQIDPTTKKNWVPASKQAVTVSYFYDSTRNSYRIISVDGSKVIINSTITPNMTFTKTSQKFGQWADSRANTVFGLGFSSEQQLSKFAEKFQEVKEAAKLARDKSQEKVETLSNDSEESGRETPSTNQASSINGTDDEKFFHVGPEATVLQSESEHLKSAVEQSNTNAKKWETELQTLRENNARLVDTLQESSANVESLKKQLGVCKEESETLREKIAELEAQCTEADQEKQKNAQLTVRVQELEAELQDKEQEVENLRKQAEIIPQLMGECESITGKLQAADTKNKELEGRIEGLQVDVDDSLQKQGNMKGELKRFMDILDGKIDELHEVRQGLSRLGVDN